A single genomic interval of Halobacillus halophilus DSM 2266 harbors:
- a CDS encoding DUF421 domain-containing protein, translating to MDWIWKAILIIIVGTIILRIAGRKSISQMTLSQTVIMIAIGSLLIQPVAGRNVWVTFGVGGVLVLTLIAMEFMQVKFDFMEKFLTGKSKPVIVNGQLNDQNLKKMRLTVDQLEMKLRQQSVTSIQDVKSATLEPNGQIGIELKENYKPATKQDVEEVRKELMALKNLLGSNTAYQAPQTAQSANIFQEVETKKNQKDIPDRLQ from the coding sequence ATGGACTGGATATGGAAAGCGATACTGATTATCATCGTAGGGACGATTATCCTTAGAATTGCAGGGCGTAAATCAATCTCTCAAATGACGCTGTCTCAGACAGTCATTATGATTGCGATCGGTTCCCTGTTGATTCAGCCGGTTGCCGGGAGAAACGTGTGGGTTACATTTGGCGTAGGTGGAGTGCTCGTATTAACCTTGATTGCTATGGAATTTATGCAAGTGAAATTTGATTTTATGGAAAAATTTTTAACAGGGAAATCTAAGCCAGTGATCGTAAATGGTCAATTAAATGATCAGAACTTAAAGAAAATGAGGCTGACCGTTGACCAGTTGGAAATGAAATTGAGACAGCAAAGCGTTACCTCAATTCAGGACGTAAAATCAGCGACCCTCGAACCTAACGGTCAGATTGGTATAGAACTGAAAGAAAATTATAAACCAGCTACCAAACAGGACGTAGAAGAAGTACGGAAAGAATTAATGGCTTTAAAGAACCTGTTAGGATCGAATACGGCATACCAGGCACCGCAGACAGCACAATCAGCAAACATTTTTCAGGAAGTGGAAACGAAAAAAAACCAGAAGGATATTCCAGACCGCCTACAGTAA
- a CDS encoding thioredoxin family protein, translating into MNSLHSLESIQSFINRERLSLVYISQPNCSVCHSLKPQVEELLEEYPGISSVHVDASEVPEAAGQFSVFSVPAVLVFSEGKELFRKARFVPLGELNQQLVKYNHFINEV; encoded by the coding sequence TTGAATTCATTACATTCATTAGAATCTATTCAATCGTTTATTAACCGTGAACGATTGTCACTTGTTTATATATCACAACCGAATTGCTCCGTCTGCCACTCGTTAAAACCACAGGTCGAGGAGTTGCTGGAGGAATACCCTGGCATATCATCTGTCCATGTGGACGCAAGCGAAGTACCTGAAGCAGCCGGGCAGTTCTCTGTGTTCTCTGTTCCGGCAGTCCTTGTTTTCTCTGAAGGTAAGGAGCTGTTCAGAAAAGCACGCTTCGTACCACTTGGAGAACTGAATCAGCAGCTGGTGAAGTATAATCATTTTATTAATGAAGTTTAA
- the proC gene encoding pyrroline-5-carboxylate reductase codes for MIKQTIAFLGAGSMAEAMISGMVESGNISADQIIVTNRSNQDRLNEINDKYGVRTVLKDDLDFSQVDQLILAMKPKDIDAVLEDLRYKLNPNQVLVSVLAGISTSYMEDRLNDGQEVIRVMPNTSSTLRESATAMCPGHYTDMENVLVSKALLQSIGEVFIIPEDKMDVFTGIAGSGPAYFYYLMEHIEETGRAEGMDSKTLREIGAQTLLGAAKMMLEGEESPAELRKKVTSPNGTTAAGLDALEESGGGDAISAAIKGAAGRSKELSKEIEGLLVGSK; via the coding sequence ATGATCAAACAAACGATTGCTTTTTTAGGTGCAGGCTCTATGGCTGAAGCTATGATTTCAGGTATGGTTGAATCCGGGAACATTTCAGCAGATCAGATCATTGTAACCAATCGAAGTAATCAAGATCGATTAAATGAGATTAATGATAAATATGGAGTACGTACAGTATTAAAAGATGATTTAGACTTTTCACAAGTGGATCAACTTATTCTGGCTATGAAGCCAAAAGATATTGATGCCGTACTTGAAGACTTACGTTATAAATTAAATCCGAATCAAGTACTTGTATCCGTGCTCGCTGGCATTTCTACTTCATATATGGAAGACCGTCTCAATGATGGTCAGGAAGTTATTCGAGTGATGCCGAACACATCCAGTACGCTTCGCGAATCAGCAACCGCAATGTGCCCTGGCCACTATACAGACATGGAAAATGTTCTAGTGTCTAAGGCTCTCCTACAGTCTATTGGAGAAGTTTTCATTATTCCAGAGGATAAAATGGATGTCTTTACCGGAATTGCCGGAAGCGGTCCTGCTTATTTCTACTATTTAATGGAGCATATTGAGGAAACTGGCCGTGCAGAGGGTATGGATTCCAAAACACTCAGGGAAATTGGAGCACAAACCCTGCTCGGTGCAGCAAAAATGATGCTGGAGGGCGAAGAAAGCCCAGCGGAACTTCGTAAAAAAGTTACCTCTCCAAACGGTACGACAGCGGCTGGTCTTGATGCACTGGAAGAAAGTGGCGGCGGAGACGCGATCTCAGCAGCTATTAAAGGTGCAGCCGGACGCTCGAAAGAACTAAGTAAAGAAATAGAAGGCCTGTTAGTAGGCAGTAAGTAA
- the proB gene encoding glutamate 5-kinase, translated as MTQDKKRVVIKIGSSSLTSLHGEISRRKLEKLVDEVVQLKDDGHEVLLVSSGAVAAGYRKLGCLERPSTLPEKQAAASIGQGLLMESYSDLFLSNGYIGSQILITRSDFSDEDRYNNARNTINVLLERGIIPIVNENDTITIDRLKFGDNDTLSAKVAGLVDADQLVILSDIDGLYDADPRKNEDAELLNKVHEITPEIEAAAGDPGSAVGTGGMKSKIDAFKISMASGISSFLGKAGTDNIVYDAVYHNARGTYFETAPETENLDQKKQWIAFNSGPEGEVIIDHRAKESIVEMKRSLLPMNVHHVKGRFKKGAVVRIHDLEGEEIGLGVVNYSSEQMKEMITLTEPELESYEKAAIERKDFVCHLDVALPAGV; from the coding sequence TTGACTCAAGATAAAAAAAGGGTAGTTATAAAAATAGGAAGCAGTTCTTTAACCAGTTTGCACGGTGAAATTAGCCGTCGGAAACTCGAAAAACTAGTAGATGAAGTCGTCCAATTAAAGGACGATGGCCACGAAGTATTACTCGTATCCTCGGGTGCAGTAGCGGCAGGCTACCGTAAGCTCGGATGCCTGGAGCGTCCAAGCACTTTACCTGAAAAACAAGCCGCCGCCTCTATTGGTCAGGGATTACTGATGGAATCGTATTCCGATCTTTTCCTGTCTAATGGTTATATTGGATCCCAGATATTAATCACACGCAGTGATTTTTCTGATGAAGATCGTTATAACAACGCTCGTAATACTATTAACGTATTGCTTGAACGCGGAATCATCCCCATCGTAAATGAAAATGACACCATCACCATCGACCGTTTGAAATTCGGTGATAACGATACATTGTCCGCTAAAGTAGCTGGACTTGTCGATGCTGATCAATTAGTGATCTTATCGGATATCGATGGTTTATATGATGCAGATCCTAGAAAAAATGAGGATGCTGAACTACTCAATAAAGTCCACGAAATCACCCCAGAGATTGAAGCAGCAGCTGGCGACCCAGGAAGCGCCGTCGGTACAGGGGGCATGAAATCCAAAATAGACGCCTTTAAGATTTCTATGGCTTCCGGTATATCTTCCTTCTTAGGAAAAGCAGGTACCGACAACATTGTTTATGATGCTGTCTACCACAACGCAAGAGGAACCTATTTCGAAACCGCACCGGAAACCGAGAATCTCGACCAGAAGAAACAATGGATTGCTTTTAACTCCGGTCCTGAAGGCGAAGTCATTATTGACCATCGCGCTAAAGAATCTATTGTAGAAATGAAGAGAAGCTTGCTTCCTATGAATGTGCACCACGTAAAAGGACGTTTCAAAAAAGGTGCCGTTGTGCGTATTCATGATTTAGAAGGCGAAGAGATTGGTCTGGGCGTAGTGAATTATTCCTCAGAGCAAATGAAGGAAATGATTACTCTAACAGAACCTGAACTCGAATCTTATGAAAAAGCAGCGATTGAACGTAAAGATTTTGTCTGCCATTTAGACGTAGCCCTGCCCGCAGGCGTTTAA
- a CDS encoding glutamate-5-semialdehyde dehydrogenase — protein MTLTKDNVNVEAQAIEAKKASKSLMILSDKEKNDALHHIADVLERDFEAILAANEKDLRNGREQGFTEAFMDRLSLSQERIRDFAQGLRDVAELEDPTGKKLSDWTLENGLQVEKVTVPLGVIGMIYEARPNVTVDATGLALKSGNAIVLKGGSSAINSNQAIVEVIHKALAETKIPQESVQFIASTDRAATNQLFTMKEHVDVLIPRGGGKLIQAVVENATVPVLETGVGNCHIYIDKDADVEKAISILVNAKTDRPAVCNAAETLIVHKDWLAQHSDELISALKKENIHVHGDEHVLTIIPDAVPAGEDDWKNEYLSTDIAVKAVDDLVDAIAHIETYGTKHSEAIVTENQEAADKFLAIVDAAAIYHNASTRFTDGGALGFGAEIGISTQKLHARGPMGLPALTTVKFLMKGTGQIR, from the coding sequence ATGACACTAACAAAAGATAATGTGAACGTTGAAGCACAAGCGATTGAAGCGAAGAAAGCGTCCAAGAGTTTAATGATTCTTTCCGATAAGGAAAAGAACGATGCTCTTCACCATATCGCGGATGTTCTGGAACGTGATTTCGAAGCGATTCTTGCAGCAAATGAGAAGGATTTACGAAACGGAAGAGAACAAGGCTTTACGGAAGCATTTATGGATCGACTTTCTTTATCACAAGAGCGAATTCGTGACTTTGCACAAGGCTTACGCGATGTAGCTGAACTTGAAGATCCGACTGGTAAAAAGCTTTCAGACTGGACGCTTGAAAACGGACTTCAAGTTGAGAAAGTTACCGTGCCTCTTGGCGTAATTGGCATGATCTATGAAGCTCGTCCAAACGTAACTGTAGACGCAACCGGTCTTGCGCTTAAATCCGGGAACGCGATCGTGCTGAAAGGCGGATCTTCAGCTATTAATTCTAACCAGGCAATCGTAGAAGTTATCCACAAAGCCCTGGCGGAAACAAAAATCCCACAAGAATCCGTGCAGTTTATTGCGTCCACAGACCGTGCCGCAACAAACCAGCTTTTCACCATGAAAGAACATGTCGACGTACTCATCCCACGTGGCGGAGGTAAACTGATTCAGGCAGTTGTGGAAAACGCAACGGTTCCTGTGCTTGAAACAGGTGTAGGAAACTGCCACATCTATATTGATAAAGATGCCGATGTGGAAAAAGCCATCAGCATCCTTGTGAATGCAAAAACAGACCGTCCTGCCGTTTGTAACGCAGCAGAAACCTTAATTGTGCACAAGGATTGGCTGGCTCAACACAGTGATGAGCTAATTAGTGCTCTGAAGAAAGAAAACATCCATGTACATGGAGATGAGCATGTCCTTACTATTATTCCAGACGCCGTGCCTGCCGGTGAAGACGACTGGAAAAATGAATATTTAAGTACAGATATCGCTGTGAAAGCTGTCGACGATCTTGTTGATGCGATTGCCCACATCGAAACGTACGGCACAAAACACTCTGAAGCTATCGTCACCGAAAATCAGGAGGCAGCTGATAAATTCTTAGCTATCGTAGACGCAGCAGCGATCTACCACAATGCCTCGACTCGCTTTACGGATGGAGGCGCTCTAGGTTTCGGAGCAGAAATCGGCATTTCCACACAAAAATTACATGCCCGTGGCCCAATGGGGCTTCCAGCACTTACGACTGTGAAGTTTCTTATGAAAGGTACGGGTCAAATTAGATAA
- a CDS encoding STAS domain-containing protein — translation MQRNRELHDFLLHKAEDLTEQWYESLDKSDPRGVYASKDPKVIETLKGQNFEFHQHLCKVFIQPMDQFLEEFDDWVMKIASDPEHLSTPTYLIMREFLRVRDQYLYFVKEFIAVSDHAYTQEQIDRWKEVLIKAFDIVTMRVVEEKSNQLDTRIDKQQKTINELSSPLIDLSNGRALLPLVGDIDSSRASAIMDNTLKGCTDKGIDQLFIDLSGVYLVDTMVAHQIFQLISGLQLIGVSTTLSGIRPEIAHTAVQLGIDFGQISITPTLAQAIDRDPIYTSKPSS, via the coding sequence ATGCAAAGAAATAGAGAATTGCATGATTTTTTGTTGCATAAAGCCGAGGATTTAACTGAGCAATGGTACGAGTCCCTGGATAAAAGCGATCCTAGAGGGGTTTATGCCTCCAAAGATCCTAAAGTCATTGAAACGTTAAAAGGGCAGAACTTTGAATTTCATCAGCACTTATGTAAGGTCTTTATTCAACCAATGGATCAGTTTCTTGAAGAGTTTGACGATTGGGTTATGAAAATAGCCAGTGATCCGGAACATCTGAGTACGCCTACCTATCTTATTATGAGAGAATTCTTACGTGTTCGTGATCAATATTTGTATTTTGTCAAAGAGTTTATTGCCGTATCCGATCATGCTTATACTCAGGAGCAGATCGATCGATGGAAAGAGGTACTCATTAAAGCATTTGATATCGTAACGATGCGAGTAGTTGAAGAAAAATCCAATCAACTTGATACACGGATAGACAAACAGCAGAAAACGATTAATGAACTTAGCTCCCCCCTTATTGATCTTTCAAATGGACGAGCCTTGCTTCCCCTTGTTGGAGATATTGATTCTTCACGGGCCAGTGCCATTATGGATAACACCTTAAAAGGGTGCACCGATAAAGGAATTGACCAGCTTTTTATTGATCTGTCAGGTGTGTATTTAGTCGATACAATGGTAGCTCACCAAATCTTTCAATTGATCAGCGGGCTGCAGCTGATCGGAGTCTCTACCACCCTTTCAGGCATCCGTCCTGAAATTGCTCATACGGCTGTCCAGCTGGGCATCGACTTTGGCCAAATATCGATAACCCCTACTCTTGCTCAAGCTATTGATCGTGATCCTATATATACTTCTAAACCCTCTTCTTAA
- a CDS encoding DinB family protein yields MTMREVFLDQLAAIYDENNWFVCYEMSIQDLEDYQVHERPDDEQTHSIAELLNHLYFYNYRYLCRFRGEEIDELPRYYDTFQDHGTLSWRQVAASNSVVLSEFRKEIKRCSDEKLEKWATTLSHLFIHNAYHIGQVVHIRKQFGTWSLSPVVRG; encoded by the coding sequence ATGACAATGAGAGAGGTATTTTTAGATCAACTAGCCGCCATTTATGACGAAAACAACTGGTTTGTCTGCTATGAAATGTCTATTCAGGATTTAGAAGATTACCAGGTTCACGAAAGACCGGATGACGAACAAACCCACTCTATTGCAGAACTCCTCAATCATCTCTACTTTTACAACTACCGTTATTTATGCCGCTTCAGGGGGGAGGAAATAGATGAACTTCCCAGATACTACGATACGTTCCAGGATCATGGCACTCTGTCATGGAGACAGGTAGCTGCCAGCAACAGCGTCGTTTTATCCGAATTTCGTAAAGAAATTAAGCGATGCAGTGACGAAAAGCTTGAGAAATGGGCTACTACCCTGTCACACCTCTTTATTCATAATGCCTATCATATCGGACAGGTCGTTCATATCCGCAAACAATTTGGCACCTGGAGTCTCTCTCCCGTAGTTAGGGGTTAA
- a CDS encoding CotY/CotZ family spore coat protein has protein sequence MSYHSNKGNCVRDILKKILDAQAEVAMADECDVSCERSIRDLVGPATGGNGDTTIPFILYCEDCKPFFASGVKKINDTFYCVETPIFKAIKFTDDKKNCIKLELLKPDNNSMTLNSRCSKRDVCDLVNGVTEFKSTGICMTFDLNCICGITCLDTTTPVPVTEADFAPMHVCEG, from the coding sequence ATGTCATATCATTCAAACAAAGGGAACTGCGTACGCGACATTCTTAAGAAAATTCTAGATGCTCAAGCAGAGGTGGCTATGGCTGACGAATGTGATGTCAGCTGTGAACGGTCTATCCGTGATCTAGTAGGTCCTGCTACAGGCGGGAACGGGGATACAACCATTCCTTTCATTCTTTACTGCGAAGATTGCAAACCTTTCTTTGCCAGCGGTGTTAAAAAGATTAATGACACGTTCTACTGTGTAGAGACTCCCATCTTCAAAGCTATTAAATTTACAGACGACAAGAAAAACTGTATCAAACTTGAGCTGCTTAAACCAGACAACAATAGCATGACCTTAAACAGCCGTTGCAGTAAAAGAGATGTATGTGACTTGGTAAACGGGGTTACAGAATTCAAATCTACAGGAATCTGTATGACGTTTGACCTTAACTGCATCTGCGGAATCACATGTCTTGATACAACTACCCCAGTCCCTGTAACAGAAGCTGACTTTGCTCCTATGCATGTATGCGAAGGTTAA